The segment CAGCGATATTCATGTGTTGACCCTGACCGCGACGCCGATCCCGCGCACGCTGCAACTTAGCCTCACCGGGGTGCGTGACCTGTCGATCATCGGCACGCCACCCGTCGACCGGCTGGCGATCCGCACCTATGTGTCGGAATTCGATGCCGTGACAATCCGCGAGGCGCTGCTGCGCGAACATTATCGCGGCGGCCAATCGTTCTATGTCGTGCCACGCATTTCGGACCTGCCCGAGATCGAGGAGTTCCTCAAGGCACAGCTGCCCGAACTGTCATACGTGGTTGCCCATGGCCAGATGGCTGCGGGCGAGTTGGATGATCGCATGAACGCGTTTTATGACGGAAAATATGACGTTCTGCTCGCCACGACCATTGTCGAATCCGGCCTCGACATCCCGACCGCCAACACGATGATCATCCACCGCGCCGACATGTTTGGCCTGGCGCAACTGTATCAGATCCGTGGCCGCGTTGGCCGGGCCAAAACCCGCGCCTATGCGTACCTGACGACAAAACCGCGCGCGAAACTGACAGCAACCGCCGAAAAGCGCCTGCGCGTGCTCGGCTCTCTTGACACACTGGGTGCGGGCTTTACCCTGGCCAGTCAGGATCTCGATATTCGTGGCGCTGGCAATCTGCTGGGCGAAGAACAGTCCGGCCAGATGCGCGACGTTGGCTATGAACTGTATCAATCCATGCTGGAAGAGGCGATTGCGAAGATCCGCTCGGGCGAGCTTGAAGGTTTGTCGGACAATGACGGCCAATGGGCCCCCCAGATCAACCTTGGGGTGCCGGTGCTGATCCCCGAAACGTTTGTGCCGGATCTCGACGTGCGCCTTGGCCTATACCGTCGCCTGTCGTCGCTCTCGACCAAGGTCGAGCTCGAAGGGTTTGCCGCAGAACTGATCGACCGGTTCGGGAAGTTGCCAAAAGAGGTGAACACCCTGCTGCTTGTTGTGCGGATCAAATCCATGTGTCGGCGGGCTGGTATATCCAAGCTTGACGCCGGCCCGAAAGGTGCGACGCTGCAATTCCACAACGACAAGTTCGCCTCGCCCCAGGGGCTGGTGGAATTCATTCAAGATCAAAACGGTCAGGCCAAGGTCAAAGACAACAAGATCGTCATCCGCCGCGACTGGCGCACCGATAACGAAAAAATCAAAGGCACCTATGGCATCGCCCGCGACCTTGCCGAAAAGCTGGCGATCGAGAGAAAGCGCAAAGCCAAAGCCTGACACGCAGTTCCGGCCCGATCATGCCGGACGGATGATCTGTTTCGGATTTGCGACCTCCCTCTCAAGGGGCCGCAGGTCAGTGGTAGCGGAATTCTCCGACCACTTGCCGCCATTCTCCGGCGCCAATCATCTTACGATGGGTATAGCGCACGGAATGCAGCGGACCTTCGATCGTGTTTTGCCAGAACTCTATGAACTCAAACAGTTTCTGGTGATCCGGCGCCAGATCGTAATCCTGCCAGATGTAGGTGTTGAGCACGTTTTTATAGTCTGGCATGCGGTAAAAGAATTCGGCTGTGGTCAGTCCATAGCCGCGCAGCATCAGTTCGGTTTCGTTGCCCTGCATTGATCCATCCTTTCGTTCGCCTCATGAACTTTAGAATCATGGCAGGGAGTAATTTACTTTTCAATAAAAACAGTGTGTTAGCAATCATGCCCGCTGGCTGCCAGAATTGGCGACGACCCACCATTGCGCCCTATATCCTGCTTCTGTTATACGTTTTGTAACAAGATATAGCAGACTAACAGATGGGCAGACCACGTGAGCGATACGCCGGAACCACCTGAAAATACAGACGAAAACACGCCAGAGCGTCCGATCTTCCTTGGTCCGAACATTTCGATCACCGAGGAGATGAAGAAAAGCTATCTCGATTACGCAATGAGCGTAATCGTGAGTCGTGCGATTCCGGATCTGCGCGACGGCCTAAAACCTGTGCACCGCAGAATCCTCTATGCCATGCATGAGACCAACAACAGCCACGACAAACCCTACCGCAAATCCGCGCGCCCCGTTGGCGACGTGATGGGTAAATACCACCCGCATGGCGACTCTGCGATCTATGACGCGCTGGTGCGGATGGCGCAGGATTTTTCGATGTCGCTGCCGTTGCTGGATGGTCAGGGCAACTTTGGCTCGATGGACGGCGATAACGCTGCGGCGATGCGCTATACCGAAGTGCGGATGGACAAGCCCGCCGCGTTTCTTTTGAACGACATCGACAAGGATACCGTCGATTTTCAGGACAATTATGATGGCAAGGACCGTGAACCGACGGTCCTGCCCGCACGCTATCCCAACATGCTCGTCAATGGGGCTGGCGGTATTGCCGTTGGCATGGCCACCAACATCCCGCCGCACAATCTGGGCGAAGTCATTGACGCCTGCCTTGCGCTGATCACTGACTCTGACCTGACCTCAGAGCAGTTGATTGAATATGTCCCCGGCCCTGACTTCCCGACGGGCGGCTACATGCTGGGACGTTCCGGCGCCCGCAAAGCGTACCTTGAGGGCCGCGGTAGCGTCATCATCCGCTCCAAGACCCGCGTCGAGGAAATTCGCAAGGACCGCTGGGCCATCGTCATCGACGAGATCCCCTATCAGGTCAACAAGGCCACGATGATCGAAAAGATCGCCGAGGCCGCCCGCGAAAAGCGGATCGAAGGCATCTCTCATGTGCAGGACGAAT is part of the Puniceibacterium sp. IMCC21224 genome and harbors:
- a CDS encoding usg protein; the encoded protein is MQGNETELMLRGYGLTTAEFFYRMPDYKNVLNTYIWQDYDLAPDHQKLFEFIEFWQNTIEGPLHSVRYTHRKMIGAGEWRQVVGEFRYH